From the Periophthalmus magnuspinnatus isolate fPerMag1 chromosome 1, fPerMag1.2.pri, whole genome shotgun sequence genome, one window contains:
- the ufsp2 gene encoding ufm1-specific protease 2, with protein MVVDTHPFDSSIILRVKGPLEFKCLFDKTDALNIQKVISKTFEALCCSIKSESCVFTLCDGPVVIWPNKDVHISPEDITPNTPCQELSQWTKISEQESLHKKSTKKKTKKCSGNTVVNLQLMMETTRPGAPHSAQVPVFTQTVQTSHFGSMTLPIDCAVCVSLGETIQNACLHLVEELSNQINEMKRVTLQHLKGTSILVPEPLHFLLPHPHGLVTVVYPAGVLDSQLQTARQALHQKYDLPNDTPYFRRANAYHFPNEPYRDGYLRNPHLWLTHPTLENGKVYLVQGLYSYHHYMQDRIDDNGWGCAYRSLQTICSWFQQQGYVDRSVPSHKEIQQALVDVGDKQASFVGSRQWIGSIEVQAVLNELLGVTSKILFVSQGSELASKGRELASHFITEGTPVMIGGGVLAHTILGVAWSETTGEIRYLILDPHYTGAEDLQLITEKGWCGWKGPEFWDQTAYYNLCLPQRPKVI; from the exons GGTGGATACACATCCTTTCGACTCAAGCATCATCCTGCGAGTCAAAGGGCCGCTGGAGTTTAAATGCCTCTTTGATAAAACAGACG CACTTAACATCCAGAAAGTGATCTCTAAAACTTTTGAAGCCCTTTGCTGTTCAATCAAATCAGAATCCTGTGTATTCACCCTGTGTGATGGGCCTGTTGTCATTTGGCCCAACAAGGATGTCCACATATCACCAGAAGACATCACTCCAAATACTCCATGTCAGGAGTTGTCTCAGTGGACAAA GATCAGTGAACAGGAAAGTCTCcacaaaaaatcaacaaaaaagaagacaaaaaaatgcTCTGGGAAT ACAGTGGTAAACCTTCAACTGATGATGGAGACAACCAGACCTGGAGCCCCTCACTCTGCTCAGGTGCCTGTGTTTACCCAGACAGTTCAGACATCACACTTTGGGTCCATGACTCTACCAATAGACTGTGCTGTCTGTGTAAGCCTTGGTGAAACAATACAAAA tgcttgtctccatctgGTGGAAGAGCTATCCAACCAGATCAATGAGATGAAGAGAGTGACTCTGCAGCACTTAAAGGGGACTTCTATCCTGGTCCCTGAACCACTCCACTTCCTCCTCCCACATCCACATGGACTGGTCACTGTTGTTTATCCTGCAGGAGTACTGGACAGTCAACTACAGACAGCTCGACAG GCTTTGCATCAAAAGTATGACTTGCCAAATGACACACCTTATTTTAGAAGAGCAAATGCTTACCACTTTCCAAATGAGCCCTATAGAGATGGATATCTCCGAAACCCTCATCTGTGGCTTACTCATCCTACCCTTGAAAACGGCAAG GTTTATTTAGTCCAGGGGCTTTACAGCTACCATCACTACATGCAGGATCGAATAGATGACAATGGCTGGGGCTGTGCTTATCGCTCCTTGCAAACCATCTGCTCCTGGTTTCAGCAACAAGGATATGTAGACCGATCTGTGCCCTCTCATAAAGAAATTCAGCAG GCTTTGGTAGATGTTGGGGACAAACAAGCCTCTTTTGTGGGATCACGCCAGTGGATTGGATCAATAGAGGTTCAGGCTGTACTGAACGAACTGCTAGGAGTAACGTCCAAGATCTTGTTTGTCAG TCAAGGTTCTGAGTTGGCAAGCAAAGGGAGAGAACTGGCCAGCCACTTCATAACAGAAGGAACTCCAGTTATGATTG GAGGGGGAGTTTTGGCTCACACTATTCTCGGCGTGGCTTGGAGTGAAACTACTGGAGAAATCAGATACCTTATTCTAGATCCTCATTACACTGGAGCTGAAGATTTGCAACTGATCACAGAAAAG GGCTGGTGTGGCTGGAAAGGACCAGAGTTTTGGGATCAAACAGCTTATTATAATCTGTGTCTGCCTCAGAGGCCAAAGGTCATCTAA